In Lacerta agilis isolate rLacAgi1 chromosome 8, rLacAgi1.pri, whole genome shotgun sequence, one genomic interval encodes:
- the C8H2orf68 gene encoding UPF0561 protein C2orf68 homolog, translating to MDSAGTKAARESPAWGSCRPGGRLDMSHGFVRHIRRNQIARDDYDKEMKEAKEKVKKRHTPAPARPKKPDQQVYHPCRRSRAETISGLEYEGSSESSSSTEPDQLSSGPALFCLEYEADSGEITSIVVHQDNDPDEVAEKVSAQNQLEPAMREALRRRVQEELEKRRVKR from the exons aTGGACTCGGCGGGGACAAAAGCGGCGCGGGAGAGCCCAGCCTGGGGCAGCTGTCGGCCGGGAGGTCGCCTGGACATGAGCCACGGCTTTGTGCGGCACATCCGGCGCAACCAGATCGCCAG GGACGACTATGATAAGGAGATGAAGGAAGCTAAGGAAAAGGTAAAGAAGAGGCAtacaccagccccagccaggccCAAGAAACCAGATCAGCAGGTCTATCACCCATGCCGGAGAA gTAGAGCTGAAACCATATCTGGCCTGGAGTATGAGGGATCCAGTGAAAGCAGCTCCAGTACAGAACCAGACCAGCTCTCTTCTGGACCAGCTCTCTTCTGCCTGGAATATGAGGCTGACAGTGGAGAGATCACTTCAATTGTTGTACACCAG GACAATGACCCTGATGAGGTAGCCGAGAAGGTCAGTGCTCAGAACCAGCTGGAACCAGCTATGCGAGAGGCCCTGAGACGGCGGGTGCAGGAGGAGCTGGAGAAGCGACGGGTGAAGCGCTGA